From Aegilops tauschii subsp. strangulata cultivar AL8/78 chromosome 5, Aet v6.0, whole genome shotgun sequence:
TTATGTTTTGCCTACTCCAAATGATGTTCAAGCCACCTCTCAGACAGTCACAGGAAATCCTACAAGTGGATCTCCTATTGAGAGCAAAagtgttttccattcatctccgcTCAACCCAAGCACACATATGGGAGATTTGAGAGACAATAAGCTACCAAGTCCTGCCAGATTATCTAATGCACAGTCTGTGCTGAAAGAAAGCAATACCAATACAGCAGAAATAAGGACAATGCTCCCAGCTGTTGATCCTGCTTTACCAGGCTATAACAATTTGAAGACTTCTTCTGACAACAAAAAAGTGAAGAGGGGGTCCTTTTCTGGTCCGATTCCTCTCCGATCAAGGTCAACAGAGAATATTGATGCTGCCGCCGCAAGGCACAGCTCTGCACATCAGCCAACAATTCATGTGAGAGTGTCACCCAGTTCCTCCCCGCCACCCATATCCTCACCCAGAATTAAGGAGCTTCACGAGCTACCGCGACCGCCCACTGGTGCATCAAGAAATACAGCATTTTCTAGTTTAGTCGCTCACTCTGCGCCGTTGGTACCAAATTCTGCCCCGTTGGCATCCAGAGGCCACGCAGGGCAGGACCATTTTAATTTTAGGGCCAGGCAAACACCACCAAGTGCTCCACAAACTGCATCGCCTCTACCAACACCGCCTGGGCCTATATCCCGTAGTTTTTCTATACCTTCTAGGGGCATTAGAACAGGTATTTCAGATGGCAAAGAAACAGAAGATAATCAAGATAAAGGGGCCGCTAGAATGAGCCTCTCTTCTCTTCCTTCAACACAAACATTCTTGGAGGATCGTCAACCTTTGCCAGCAGCTGCCGAGTCAGTTAGCAGAACATAGGGTGAGTATTCATTCTGTG
This genomic window contains:
- the LOC109736066 gene encoding uncharacterized protein At2g33490 isoform X2; the protein is MPPDKVLLLLGKSQFELRKLVDSYRVHVLTTITTPSQSLLNELQTVEEMKRQCDEKRELFEVLLNAQKEKGRSKNSKGDPAASQQLKQAQEDYQEEATLFLFRLKSLKQGQFRSLFTQAARHHAAQLNLFRKGVKSLEAVEPHVRLAAEQQHIDHQFSALEDEDYSVEDENDDDYNDSHDGELSFDYGESKETAEAGHASRSPTEEFFDRSKGDYSSFPGERQRPVSQSAPLFPEKKLETAERVKELRRSATRKIHTYVLPTPNDVQATSQTVTGNPTSGSPIESKSVFHSSPLNPSTHMGDLRDNKLPSPARLSNAQSVLKESNTNTAEIRTMLPAVDPALPGYNNLKTSSDNKKVKRGSFSGPIPLRSRSTENIDAAAARHSSAHQPTIHVRVSPSSSPPPISSPRIKELHELPRPPTGASRNTAFSSLVAHSAPLVPNSAPLASRGHAGQDHFNFRARQTPPSAPQTASPLPTPPGPISRSFSIPSRGIRTGISDGKETEDNQDKGAARMSLSSLPSTQTFLEDRQPLPAAAESVSRT